From Candidatus Micrarchaeia archaeon, the proteins below share one genomic window:
- a CDS encoding bifunctional 5,10-methylenetetrahydrofolate dehydrogenase/5,10-methenyltetrahydrofolate cyclohydrolase has product MLMNGKALAERVIDDIKAEAGRMRLRPKLAIILVGNDPPSQVYVRKKIEAAKKAGIETGLFHLPNDTGERELFALVEKLNQDKKVDGFIVQVPLPGHIDTDAVMERIRPEKDVDGLHPLNIGKVVLNLEDEAFVPATPAGIILLLEHYKVRLEGANAVVVGRSSIVGKPVSAMLLNRNASVSVCHSRTRNLAEFTKKADVLIVAAGKPGLIKPGMVKQGAWVVDAGTRRLAGRIVGDVDATVQKKANVSPVPGGVGPLTVAMLLKNTLKAARNKMKNKIGNR; this is encoded by the coding sequence ATGCTCATGAACGGGAAGGCTCTGGCCGAACGCGTAATAGATGACATAAAAGCCGAGGCTGGGCGGATGCGTCTGCGCCCGAAGCTCGCGATAATCTTAGTGGGCAATGACCCGCCTTCGCAGGTATACGTGAGGAAAAAAATCGAAGCCGCGAAAAAGGCCGGAATAGAAACTGGGCTTTTTCATCTTCCAAATGATACTGGGGAGCGCGAGCTTTTCGCGCTCGTTGAGAAGCTCAACCAGGACAAAAAAGTTGATGGGTTCATAGTCCAGGTTCCGCTCCCCGGGCACATCGACACCGACGCGGTTATGGAACGGATACGCCCGGAAAAGGACGTTGACGGCCTTCATCCGTTGAACATAGGCAAAGTGGTGCTCAACCTCGAGGATGAAGCGTTTGTCCCTGCCACCCCTGCAGGCATAATCCTCCTGCTGGAGCATTACAAAGTACGGCTGGAAGGAGCCAACGCAGTGGTCGTGGGAAGGAGCAGCATCGTGGGAAAGCCGGTCTCGGCGATGCTCCTGAACCGGAACGCGAGCGTGAGCGTGTGCCATTCGCGGACAAGGAATCTCGCGGAATTCACGAAAAAAGCCGACGTGCTCATTGTAGCGGCAGGGAAGCCGGGCCTGATAAAGCCCGGGATGGTGAAGCAAGGCGCCTGGGTTGTGGACGCGGGAACGAGAAGGTTGGCCGGAAGGATAGTGGGGGACGTGGATGCCACAGTGCAGAAAAAGGCGAATGTTTCCCCGGTGCCGGGCGGCGTGGGGCCGCTTACAGTTGCTATGCTTTTGAAAAACACTTTAAAAGCAGCCAGGAATAAAATGAAAAACAAAATAGGGAACAGGTGA
- the ftsZ gene encoding cell division protein FtsZ: MFEDIIQAAKTDSAQGPQKTISDAIAPTPAENEAVRIAVIGVGGAGCNCVNRMVKNGLKSAVAIAVNTDSKHLKITEAHRKILIGKNITKGLGAGGSPELSKKCAEADLELLKKEIGENELVFICAGMGGGTGTGATPTIARVAKEQGAIVIAMVTYPFNIERSRLRIAQSGIRELVGIADTVVVIDNNRLLAYAPNLPLNQAFELADSITSHAVMGISDTIMFPSLMNVDFADVKAVMQNGGIAFISIGEGNGHDKVQNVIKNTLEHPLLDVDYEGAKGGLLHIEGGADLTLGDAISIGNGITSSFDENASVKVGARINPELKNAVRVTSIVVGVKSPMMLKREDSGGIVHLTDEDLSGL; this comes from the coding sequence ATGTTCGAGGATATCATACAAGCAGCAAAGACTGATTCTGCCCAGGGCCCGCAAAAGACCATTTCGGATGCGATAGCACCCACTCCGGCTGAGAACGAAGCAGTGCGCATCGCCGTAATCGGCGTCGGTGGCGCGGGCTGCAACTGCGTCAACCGCATGGTGAAGAACGGGCTGAAGAGCGCGGTCGCGATAGCAGTGAACACCGATTCCAAGCACCTCAAAATCACCGAGGCGCACAGGAAAATACTCATAGGCAAGAACATCACCAAGGGCCTCGGCGCAGGCGGAAGCCCGGAACTCTCCAAAAAGTGCGCCGAAGCCGACCTGGAACTGCTCAAGAAGGAAATAGGAGAGAACGAGCTTGTTTTCATATGTGCAGGCATGGGCGGAGGGACCGGAACAGGCGCCACGCCCACCATAGCCAGGGTGGCGAAAGAGCAGGGTGCAATAGTAATAGCGATGGTCACATACCCGTTCAACATCGAACGCTCGAGGCTCAGGATTGCGCAGAGCGGCATACGGGAGCTGGTGGGCATAGCCGACACTGTGGTTGTGATAGACAACAACCGGTTGCTCGCATACGCGCCGAACCTCCCGCTCAACCAGGCGTTCGAGCTTGCGGACTCGATAACAAGCCACGCCGTGATGGGGATATCGGACACGATAATGTTCCCGAGCCTGATGAATGTGGATTTCGCCGACGTGAAGGCTGTGATGCAGAACGGCGGCATAGCGTTCATATCCATCGGGGAGGGGAACGGCCACGACAAGGTCCAGAACGTGATAAAGAACACGCTGGAGCATCCGCTCCTGGATGTGGATTACGAGGGCGCGAAAGGGGGCCTGCTGCACATCGAGGGCGGCGCGGACCTCACGCTCGGGGACGCGATATCCATAGGCAATGGAATCACATCGAGCTTCGACGAGAACGCCAGCGTGAAAGTGGGGGCGAGGATAAATCCTGAATTGAAGAACGCCGTGCGCGTCACCTCCATCGTGGTGGGCGTGAAATCGCCCATGATGCTCAAGCGGGAAGATTCCGGCGGCATAGTGCACCTCACGGACGAGGACCTCTCCGGGCTCTGA
- a CDS encoding deoxyhypusine synthase family protein → MENTISRFIERNYKHFNARELVDAAKAYKKHIDDGGKMFLAMAGAMSTAELGIILAEMIRKDKIHAICTTGANLEEDLFNLVAHDKYVMVGNYRDLTPEQEFELLKKGLNRVTDTCIPENEAMRKIEKLIMPIWKKYDAIGERIFPHECIYELIHSGELNKNFSIDPIDSWLIAACEKDIPIFVPGWADSTLGNVFVAEHIKGNIRDMRTMKEGLEYMKKLVSWYQKESKLSKIGFFQIGGGISGDFPICTVPLINQDVRLEDVSPWAYFCQISDSTTSYGSYSGAVPNEKITWGKLMPNTPRFMIESDATIVAPLIFSYVLGH, encoded by the coding sequence ATGGAAAACACAATATCTAGATTTATTGAAAGGAATTACAAGCATTTTAATGCGAGGGAGTTGGTTGATGCAGCAAAAGCATATAAAAAGCACATAGATGATGGCGGTAAGATGTTCCTTGCTATGGCGGGTGCAATGTCTACCGCAGAGCTTGGAATAATTTTAGCTGAAATGATACGCAAAGATAAGATACATGCAATATGCACAACAGGCGCAAATCTCGAGGAAGATCTCTTCAATTTAGTTGCGCATGATAAGTATGTGATGGTTGGAAATTATCGCGATTTGACTCCTGAACAAGAGTTTGAATTACTAAAAAAAGGACTAAATAGGGTAACTGACACGTGCATACCTGAAAATGAAGCAATGAGAAAAATAGAAAAATTGATTATGCCAATATGGAAAAAATATGATGCAATTGGAGAAAGAATTTTCCCACATGAATGCATATACGAGCTCATTCATTCCGGGGAATTGAACAAAAATTTTTCTATAGACCCCATAGATAGTTGGCTCATTGCGGCATGTGAAAAAGACATACCAATATTTGTTCCAGGGTGGGCAGACTCCACTCTGGGGAATGTATTCGTAGCAGAACACATCAAAGGAAACATCAGGGATATGCGAACTATGAAAGAAGGTTTAGAATATATGAAAAAATTAGTGTCATGGTATCAAAAAGAGTCTAAATTAAGCAAAATAGGTTTCTTCCAGATAGGTGGGGGCATATCTGGTGACTTCCCAATATGCACTGTACCGCTTATAAATCAGGACGTACGCTTGGAGGATGTTTCGCCGTGGGCATATTTTTGCCAGATAAGCGACTCTACAACTAGCTATGGCTCTTATTCTGGGGCAGTGCCAAATGAGAAAATAACTTGGGGCAAACTTATGCCAAATACCCCTAGATTTATGATTGAGTCGGATGCAACAATAGTGGCACCGCTCATATTTTCATATGTATTAGGACACTAG
- a CDS encoding DUF3467 domain-containing protein produces MPKRARKEKQKEPELPELVHVKDPDYREVYATGALGGFDSQGGFHITFYSPNRKLETLGREGPQIVEVSHKVKIIVTPATLKHVLLWLTKSLEEYESKFGKLQEPILPTRARIIGAHPPETMYG; encoded by the coding sequence ATGCCGAAGAGAGCCAGGAAAGAGAAGCAGAAAGAGCCGGAGTTGCCTGAATTGGTGCACGTGAAGGATCCTGATTACAGAGAAGTTTATGCCACCGGAGCGCTCGGCGGCTTCGATTCCCAAGGCGGCTTCCACATCACCTTTTATTCCCCTAACCGGAAGCTTGAAACGTTAGGCAGGGAAGGCCCGCAGATAGTGGAGGTCTCGCACAAGGTGAAAATAATAGTGACTCCGGCCACGCTCAAGCACGTGCTCCTTTGGCTCACGAAGAGCCTCGAGGAATACGAATCGAAGTTCGGGAAGCTCCAGGAGCCCATACTACCTACGAGGGCAAGGATAATAGGGGCGCATCCTCCGGAAACGATGTACGGCTAG
- a CDS encoding YhfC family glutamic-type intramembrane protease produces the protein MDSVFAAAAIISGLLAILIPILFAYKYSKSKKLPLKIALLGALFFILVQVFHAPFVLFTQSFIYYLFAPLGDLAAKLALAFYLGLMAALFEELARYLIFTKIMKERTLESAKLFGLGWGGVESIIFVGILATATIFVMDNFFATTDLATYNQTLISQGLTQEQAQQTIVQLQAQKLQLEQSNSFLPFLSLYERLLAIAFHVCASMLVMKSVIDKNFKGLMFALGAHFLLDFVAVVSLISGSAIVSEAALTLVVAGIVLFTVKTLGVKNSDVVSCA, from the coding sequence ATGGACTCAGTTTTTGCCGCCGCAGCAATCATCTCGGGTTTGCTCGCGATATTAATTCCGATTTTATTCGCGTACAAATATTCCAAATCCAAAAAGCTCCCATTGAAAATCGCGCTCCTCGGAGCATTGTTTTTCATACTCGTGCAGGTGTTTCACGCCCCGTTCGTTCTGTTCACCCAGAGCTTCATCTATTACCTGTTCGCTCCATTGGGCGACCTGGCCGCAAAATTGGCCCTCGCATTCTATTTAGGGCTGATGGCCGCACTGTTCGAGGAATTGGCGCGCTATCTTATATTCACTAAAATAATGAAGGAGCGCACTTTGGAAAGCGCGAAGCTGTTCGGCTTGGGATGGGGCGGAGTGGAATCCATAATATTCGTGGGGATTCTCGCGACCGCGACCATTTTCGTGATGGACAATTTCTTCGCAACCACTGATTTAGCGACGTACAACCAGACGCTCATTTCCCAGGGGCTCACGCAGGAGCAGGCCCAGCAGACCATAGTCCAGCTCCAGGCGCAGAAGCTCCAGTTAGAGCAGTCCAACTCGTTCCTTCCGTTCCTCAGCCTCTACGAGCGCCTGCTCGCGATTGCGTTCCACGTGTGCGCCTCCATGCTCGTGATGAAATCAGTAATTGACAAAAACTTCAAAGGGCTCATGTTCGCCCTCGGGGCGCACTTCCTCCTAGATTTCGTGGCCGTGGTTTCCCTCATCTCCGGAAGTGCAATAGTGAGCGAAGCGGCGCTCACGCTCGTGGTCGCTGGAATCGTTCTGTTCACTGTGAAAACCCTCGGAGTGAAGAATTCCGATGTGGTTTCCTGCGCGTGA
- a CDS encoding STT3 domain-containing protein: MIEFNFAYALSVILFSSFLPGALLSAAVFRKSDFSWLEKALIGAAIGWILQGTLPFLEFIILGVSFSHTLALANSAILYVLAAAALVLSFVKEPFRLPEFQPQQIASDYKKYIIPALVLLLFFLNFWVRVQSLSPIFQELDPYYYLYSTQQVVTLGQNPLDDQTSWYNPHGITPNTVNHRTVPLLTYMEATWYSLYSGSQGYSNYILSLVANLYPPFAAAFACFFIYLGLRAWCREEYALIASAIASFVPIFIMKLMAGEAEIQPYAFFALAMTFAFLLWAHKKQSLLYAALAGLGYFAVSMGSSSEVVAVTAFMLFTVAQSATMFWLKKDLENFLKITGVFLAFPLLAAASKWAFYGSPPVSYTAVAILAGLVVAVLYALQKYKFEEKSFGPDAPSYAIAAIAIAAFMVFAFTPVGGLVKNMAIGSLQIAEFNKPLDRTIAEQGVSGSVFEPQLGFIGKIFDHGIYVYVGYIFAIPSFIANAGFILFSLLLNTLLGTTINFGEKENSVLTGLLFFAMLASVYGLYRMIYKKEDNMAWFFVMLLFPVALIGLLKAKYVIYLGFMVAFTLGFILEELERFLSELFVKSEGGRKNLFYALVLIGAFFAFMQFNESLAPNLLKASTAVRFQDNPALFGEKFTDMCDQLRLQGATETQIAAICAAGKDPVGFANSSVSNQYNQQLCVYSQLKDPSGAGEDVIGPSYRCERITDYWLDSMEWIRYHTENDSRTTSWWDYGHWINFFGQKDAVIRNDHVSTEMIGEIAHDYVSGSPQELAADMKAYGSRYALFDGELILSGSSFGGKYGALNYLACARNNQTSVNRSTGSSMCEFEHLWTQVYIPASPGSSDACQISYETKGAIAYLLKITETPTGIAFEREPRFCLGQALMADGNATAALYDMDSRSADGALKLHKAFLKYDYSTDDKKWNIFTLLYTRDPVWLENGTRTDGWADRTGKFYDSNLYNAFVLGELPGFDFVYETSDGLVKIFKIQG; the protein is encoded by the coding sequence ATGATTGAATTCAATTTCGCATACGCGCTATCAGTGATTCTCTTTTCGTCCTTCCTGCCGGGCGCGCTCCTTTCAGCGGCCGTTTTTAGGAAAAGCGATTTCTCCTGGCTGGAAAAAGCGCTCATCGGCGCAGCAATCGGATGGATACTCCAGGGCACCCTGCCTTTCCTGGAATTCATAATACTAGGGGTAAGCTTTTCGCACACCCTTGCGCTGGCCAATTCCGCAATTCTTTACGTTCTTGCGGCAGCCGCACTGGTTCTCTCTTTCGTGAAGGAGCCCTTCAGGCTTCCTGAATTCCAGCCGCAGCAAATAGCCTCGGACTACAAGAAATACATAATTCCCGCCCTTGTGCTCCTGCTTTTCTTCCTAAATTTCTGGGTGCGCGTGCAGTCCCTCAGCCCGATATTCCAGGAACTGGACCCCTACTATTATCTATACTCGACCCAGCAGGTAGTCACCCTGGGGCAGAATCCGCTGGACGACCAGACTTCATGGTACAATCCACATGGCATTACACCTAATACAGTAAACCACAGGACGGTACCGCTGCTGACATACATGGAGGCGACGTGGTATTCGCTCTATTCAGGGAGCCAGGGATACAGCAATTACATCCTTTCCCTGGTCGCCAACCTGTACCCGCCCTTCGCCGCGGCTTTCGCGTGCTTTTTCATTTACCTGGGGCTCCGCGCCTGGTGCAGGGAAGAATACGCGCTTATCGCGTCAGCCATAGCATCCTTTGTACCCATATTCATAATGAAATTGATGGCCGGCGAGGCAGAAATCCAGCCCTACGCCTTCTTCGCTCTGGCGATGACATTCGCATTCCTGCTCTGGGCGCACAAGAAGCAGAGCCTGCTTTACGCCGCGCTCGCCGGGTTGGGATATTTCGCGGTCAGCATGGGGAGCTCCTCCGAAGTCGTCGCAGTAACCGCGTTCATGCTTTTCACCGTCGCGCAATCAGCCACCATGTTCTGGCTCAAGAAGGACCTTGAAAACTTCTTGAAAATCACAGGAGTGTTCCTCGCATTCCCGCTGCTCGCAGCAGCCTCGAAATGGGCGTTCTACGGCTCCCCGCCGGTTTCCTACACTGCCGTTGCGATACTCGCGGGTCTCGTAGTTGCAGTGCTCTACGCGCTCCAGAAATACAAGTTCGAGGAGAAGAGCTTCGGCCCTGACGCGCCGTCCTATGCAATCGCGGCTATCGCGATAGCCGCGTTCATGGTGTTCGCATTCACCCCTGTCGGCGGGCTGGTGAAGAACATGGCAATAGGCAGCCTGCAGATAGCCGAGTTCAACAAGCCCCTGGACAGGACGATTGCAGAGCAGGGCGTGAGCGGGTCGGTGTTCGAACCCCAGCTGGGCTTCATCGGCAAGATATTCGACCACGGGATATACGTTTATGTGGGATACATCTTTGCAATCCCGTCCTTCATAGCCAACGCCGGCTTCATTCTTTTCTCATTGCTGCTCAACACCCTTCTCGGCACGACGATAAACTTCGGCGAGAAGGAGAACAGCGTGCTCACGGGCCTGCTCTTCTTCGCGATGCTCGCCTCGGTCTACGGGCTCTACCGCATGATTTACAAGAAAGAGGACAACATGGCGTGGTTCTTCGTAATGCTCCTCTTCCCAGTGGCGCTCATAGGGCTCCTCAAGGCAAAATACGTCATATACCTTGGTTTCATGGTCGCCTTCACACTCGGATTCATTCTCGAAGAGCTTGAGAGGTTCCTTTCCGAACTTTTCGTCAAGAGCGAGGGTGGGAGGAAGAACCTTTTCTACGCGTTGGTGCTGATAGGCGCGTTCTTCGCATTCATGCAGTTCAACGAGAGCCTCGCGCCCAACCTCCTGAAAGCCAGCACCGCGGTCCGCTTCCAGGACAACCCCGCGCTGTTCGGGGAGAAGTTCACGGACATGTGCGACCAGCTAAGGCTCCAGGGCGCGACCGAGACGCAGATTGCGGCAATATGCGCGGCAGGGAAGGATCCCGTGGGATTCGCGAACAGCAGCGTGAGCAACCAGTACAACCAGCAGCTCTGCGTATATTCCCAGCTCAAGGACCCGAGCGGAGCAGGGGAAGACGTGATAGGGCCTTCTTACAGGTGCGAGCGCATAACGGACTACTGGCTGGACAGCATGGAGTGGATACGCTACCATACCGAAAACGACTCGCGCACCACCAGCTGGTGGGACTACGGCCACTGGATCAATTTCTTCGGCCAGAAGGACGCGGTGATAAGGAACGACCACGTGAGCACTGAAATGATAGGGGAGATAGCCCATGATTACGTGAGCGGCTCGCCCCAGGAACTCGCGGCGGACATGAAGGCTTACGGCTCCAGGTACGCGCTCTTCGACGGCGAACTGATATTGAGCGGAAGCTCCTTCGGCGGAAAATACGGCGCCCTGAATTACCTCGCATGCGCCAGGAACAACCAGACCAGCGTCAACCGCTCCACGGGCTCGAGCATGTGCGAATTCGAGCACCTGTGGACCCAGGTCTACATCCCGGCCAGTCCCGGATCCTCGGACGCGTGCCAGATAAGCTACGAAACGAAAGGGGCCATCGCGTACCTGCTCAAGATAACCGAAACCCCCACAGGAATCGCATTCGAAAGGGAGCCGAGATTCTGCCTCGGGCAGGCCCTTATGGCCGACGGGAACGCCACCGCGGCGCTCTACGACATGGATTCCCGCTCCGCGGATGGGGCGCTCAAGCTCCACAAGGCGTTCCTGAAATACGATTACAGCACGGACGACAAGAAATGGAACATATTCACCCTGCTCTACACCCGCGACCCGGTGTGGCTCGAGAACGGAACGAGAACCGACGGATGGGCGGACAGGACCGGAAAGTTCTACGACTCGAACCTGTACAACGCGTTCGTGCTCGGCGAGCTGCCGGGCTTCGATTTCGTCTACGAGACTTCAGACGGCCTGGTCAAAATATTCAAAATACAGGGGTAG
- the tmk gene encoding dTMP kinase — protein MLIVFEGIDGSGKDTQLELLKRGLKFDHFKYPTKKFGILNDYLEKKIALGSKSLFHLFLADIANEQEAVAKSELAVLDRYVFSTIAYELDGINYANAKKIIEASSFLKPDLVIYLDLTPEISQARKSRQKALDRYEESASYLGGVRANYLKLFKDKFLTDNWRLVDASKGIEEVHTQILATLRGAGVKF, from the coding sequence ATGCTAATCGTCTTCGAAGGTATTGATGGGTCTGGAAAGGATACGCAACTCGAGCTGCTGAAGCGCGGCCTCAAATTCGATCATTTCAAGTACCCCACGAAAAAGTTCGGCATACTCAACGATTACCTGGAGAAAAAAATCGCGCTCGGCTCGAAATCCCTGTTCCACCTCTTCCTGGCAGACATAGCGAACGAGCAGGAAGCGGTTGCGAAATCCGAATTAGCTGTCCTTGACCGATATGTTTTTTCCACCATCGCGTACGAATTGGACGGGATAAACTACGCGAACGCGAAAAAGATAATCGAAGCGAGCAGTTTCCTTAAACCTGATTTGGTGATTTACCTGGACTTGACTCCGGAAATTTCCCAGGCGAGGAAAAGCAGGCAGAAGGCCCTGGACAGGTACGAGGAAAGTGCAAGCTACCTGGGGGGCGTGCGTGCAAACTATTTAAAATTGTTCAAGGATAAGTTCCTTACTGACAACTGGCGCCTAGTGGATGCCAGCAAGGGCATAGAAGAAGTGCATACGCAGATTCTCGCCACCCTGCGGGGCGCAGGCGTGAAATTCTGA